The DNA region GATAATAAGGAAAGCTTTTTTTACTCATCCACTTCATGATAGCTTAAACTTATTCATAGCATTTATGGTTTTGGAAAAACATTCATGGCGCATGCCAAAAATCAACGTCAGGTTCTTTGCAAATTTCAGGGAATTCACAAAAACAAGTGAGCTTGAAATTGAAGGAGATACTATCCGGGAGATACTTGAAGTGATTTGTATTAAGTTCCCGGAAATGGATAAGATCTTATTTATTGATGGAAAATTACAGCCTTATGTTAATATTTTTCTGAATGGGGAAAATATTCTTGAGTCAGATGGAATAGATAAGTTGCTTCAACCGGGTGATGAAATAGCTATTTTCCCTCCTGTGTCGGGTGGATGATGTTTAAAGAAAGAATAAATGCACAAAAAGCAAAAGAATTATTTCTCCATTCATTTCAACCAATTTCAAAAATAGAGGCTTTGCCAATTGAAGAATGTGATGGAAGGATAATTGCAGAAGATATAATTGCAAGCATAGATGTGCCGCATTACCGGCGTGCAGCCATGGATGGATTTGCAGTCATGGCATCTGAAACGCTCGGAGCAGGCACTGGTTCACCTGTTATTCTCAGATTATCAAATAATATGGAGAAAGGCACATGCATGAGGGTGCATACAGGTTCACCCATGCCGGAAAATTCGGACGCAGTCGTTATGATTGAAGATACGGTATTGTCCGGCGATAAGGTTGAAATATTTGCACAAATCCATCCTTTTAAGAACGTTGGGGCAATAGGGGAGGATGTACAAAAAGGTGAAATTATCTTAAACAGGGGACGCTTGCTTCGTCCCTGTGATATCGCTGTTCTTGCGTCACTTGGTATCCGGAATATTAAAGTTTTTAAAAGGCCCCTTGTTGTTATCATTCCGACCGGTGAGGAACTTGTGCCCAGGGGTAAGAAAAACCTGGCGGATGGAGAAATCTATGAAACAAATGGATTGATGTCTGCAATGTATATACGAAAATGGGGTGGTATCCCGTGCCTGCTTGATATTGTGACCGATTCTCCTGACAGAATAAAAGAAGCTATTATATCAAACCTTGATGCAGATATGATTTTAACAAGCGGTGGGACTTCAGTGGGAAAACGCGATTTTGTTCCGGCAGTTATCGGATCACTTGGAAAACTCCTTGCCCATGGTGTCGGGATCAGTCCTGGAAAGCCTACAGCTCTTGGGATTATCAATGGTAAACCTGTTGTATGCATGCCCGGATATCCTGTTGCAGGTATAGTTGCGCTTTTTTTTTATGGAAAGGCCGCATTTCGAAGGCTCGGGCATATTCCGGATGAGCCTGAAAGAACTGTAAAGGCAGTGCTTTCCGGAAAGATAGCCGGAAGGACAGGGTATAAAACATTTGCCCGTGTAAAAATAGATAATGGCGTTGCGATCCCACTGGCAACAGCCGGGGCAGGGATTTTAAGTTCGGTTTCTAAAGCTGATGGGTTCGTGATAATTCCGGAAAATATCGAAGGACGAAATGCTGGTGAAGAAGTGGAAGTAGTGTTAATTGATTGATTATTTTGTCATCATTATAATCATTTTATCGGCAAATAAGTATATTAGTTATGATACTTATTATTAGTATGAGCAGGCAAATAATTCATTTATATTTTCCCCACATCCTATCCACTGCCTGCTCTATCCTATTTTTTAACGGACATTATCCTGGTGTATTTGAAAAAAATGGTGGTATAATGGGCAGGTTGGGGAGTGGTGGTATTTAAAAAAATTCCTGCCCATTGTTTTCCTAAAAACACACATAATATTTAAAATATTGTACGACTTATTCATAATTCAAACCTAAAAGTATCTTCTTTCCCGCCCTTACATCATCAACAGAAAACACCTCAAGATTATACACACCATTAAACCTGAGTTCTTTCAAAATAGAAAAATCAATAACTCCTTTTCCAGGCGCACCATGAAGATCGCCCCAGAATTTCTCTGTAAAAAAACCCTGGTTATCGTGGACATGAACATGCGTTACATAATTTTTTAACTCCCTGGCAAATTCCCGAAGTTTCACCTGGTTTCCCTTGCATGTCAGGTTGGCATGCCCTATATCAAAAGTAGCCCTCAAATTGGGTGAACCTGTCTCTTCGATAGCTTTTATCAGGTCAGTTGCGCTGATGCACAGGTTATCCGGGTCAGTTCCTTCCTTATTTTCAAGTCCGAGTATAACATTCGCATCTTTGGCAAATTTCGAAAGACGGGATAATCCTGACACCATGTTTTCAAATGATTCGTCTTTATTTTTATTTCCATTGATCCTTCCCGGATGAATAACCACAATCCCTGATCCGAGAGCTTCTGCGATCATGATACTTTCTTTCATGAGCTTCTCTGTTGTATCACTCAATCTTGCAGTGTCCACAATGAGTTCGTGCGGGTAATTTGGCGCATCGCTAAAATAAGGAGCATGGATAGAAGTTGATAAATCGTATGACGAAAGCGTATCTGTTAGTTTGCGTATGCGTGATTTTATTAACTTTGTTCCTTCATAAACTCCAAGCTTTGGTATATACAGCTCTACAGATTCAACTTCGCGCTCCAATTCAGGAAGTGTTCCTGCAAAAGATGATGCCCCAATGATCATTTTCCATTTCCATTAATTCTTGTTGATCAGGGATCTTAATTTTTCAACAAGCTCTTTCCTTATTGAAGATTTGCGGTCTCCGCCGCACACGCAACCCCTGACCCCGATAATATCCGGAGAAATTCTTTTTAATGCAGGGATATCTTCAAATTTGATCGTGCCTGCAAGGGCTGCCTGGAGCCCGTGGTCTCTTGAACTTGAAACGAACTGCCTGAGTTCATCTTCGGTCAGGAATTCAAATGTGGAGCGGCCATCCTTGATTCCCGTATCCATCATCACAACATCTACGCCTGCTGTTTCACCTATCTCTGGCAGTTCAAAAGGTGAAATGGAATTAATTCGCTTATAATCAGAATAACCTGAAGCCACTACAAACTTATTTTTATCATATTCCTTTACAGAACGGACGATATTTGTAAGCATGTCAAGGGCCTGCTCCCTGGTCTGTATATCGAATAATCCAACTTTGATGTAATCTGCACCAGAGACAGCCGCACCAAGCGCTGCTAATGATGCCGTTCCTGGCTTATAATTAAAATCACCGATCGTTGCGCTCAAAGGTACTGCGCCTGCCACGTTTTTCACAGCTTTTATCATCCACGGGAAATTAGCGCCAAGTGAGCCTTCTTTCGGGTTCTTTACATCTATGATATCAGCTCCTCCTGATTTGCAGGTTCTGGCTTCCTCAACGTTGATCGGGCTTACGAGTAACTTCATATCAATAGATTAAATTGATGCACTAATACATTTATGTTTCGAATTTGTTTTGATATAATATACGGTTGAATTTTTGCAATTGCAATCAGGATATTGAAGTGGGTTGAATTATGAAAATAATATTAAAATTTTAATAACTCTCAATCGCCAGTCCCGGAACCTTCGAAAAGTGCTTTGCATTCTTCGTAAGCAGAGGCTCGCCATGAGTAAGGGCGATACTTGCTATAAGGAGGTCAAAATCCCCGATATCATTTCCTTTTCTCTGGAGTTCTATCGAAAGTTTCCCAAATGTTTCACTGGCAGCAATTGAAAATTCCAGAATATCAAGGGTATCGAGCAGATGCCGTACTTTTTTAGCTTCTTCGATCGGCCGGGATGAGTTATATGCACCTTTGTAGAGTTCAGATGCATTAAGAGGCGTTGTATTTAATTTATCACCATCTGCTGTCAGCTCTTCCAGTTTTCTCTCCGCAGCAGGTTTACGGCGCAGCAGATCGATTATGAAATCAGTGTCCAGGCAGGTCATAGATCAACTTTCCTGAGTTTTGCTTTTCTTGTTTCCTGCATTGATTTTTCAATATTATCTGCAAGTTCGGTACTGGTTTTCAGTGAACGTATGTAATCAAGCGTATTCTTTTTCCTGGTCAGTTTCAATATTATGTCCGTAAAGCTTTCGTTAGGGGCTTTTTTTGCTCGTAATTTCTTATAAGCATCCAGCGTAATTGTTATGGTTTTGGTCGCCATAATATCCATGTATGTGCATGTACACTTATAATTCTTGCTATTGGATAAAATCATTTTTTGGAGATCTATTCGCATTCTGTGCCCACAGCAAATATTTTTCAAATACTAACAACCACAGAAGCTATAATCGGTGCCACGCTCACAACACTTACGCCTTTATCAATTGTATCGGTAGCTATGATACCTTTTACTCCCGCCTTAAATAATTTAATAATCGCATTATTTGTAAGGACAGGATGCACACAGGCTGCATAGACTTCATGGGCTCCCTGTTTCCTGAGTAATGATACCGTTTCTGCAACGGTTCCGCCGGTTGAAATGATATCATCGATAATAATAACATCCCTTCCTTTTACATTAACATTCTTTGGATGGATTGATACAATCTCACCGCTTAGCCTTGTCTTTTCAAGATAATCATAATCAATACCAAGGTCAGAAGAAGCGCTTTCTGCAATATGGATAGCTCCGTCATCAGGTGCAATAATAAGAGGATTTATGAATTTCATATTTTTTATATATTTCCCTATCATCGGGGTGGCGTCAAGATCCGTTGTTTTTGCATCAAAATAATCAAGAATGCCGGTATCGTGGATGTTGATCGTATAAACATTGTCAGCCTTTATTGTTCTTGCAAGGGCGCGGGCGCTTATGGGTTCCCCGGCCTTGAATTTCTTATCCTGGCGAGCATACCCCATATAGGGAATTACAACATTTATCCTGGATGCATCACTGCATGCATCGATCAACTGGAGCAGGGCAATTAAATCAGTATCCGTAACTGTGCTCTGGATTATTGTGACTTCCGGTCCGATATCATCAGCAATTCGTGTATATAGCTCCCCGTCAGGAAATTTCCTGAATTCACTGATAAGAAGATTTGATTTTAATACTTCTGTGACTCTTCCTGCAAGCAATTGTGACGCCGGACCTGCGATGATATCCAATTGAATTCCTCACGCCCTTTATGGATAGAATGAATATAAAGAATTTGTATGTTGATCAATATAACATTTTTATATGATTAATACTGTAATGTATTATCGTTATATTTATGTAGGGCATGAGCTATTCAGAATCCCACGTTAGTTAGAATCAAAAAGCAAAAACTTATAGTGAAGAGGATTAATTATCTGAATAATTAATCCCCGGGAAGAATGACATATGACGCTATTTATTGAAATTAAAAATCTTCGTGTTGGCTTTGACGGAGTCGATGTTCTCAGTGATATAAATATTAACATCAACGAAGGAGAAATTCTTGGAATCTTAGGAAAAAGCAGCGCAGGAAAATCCATACTTATGCATGTCCTGCGAGGTGTGGAAAAATTTAATGACATTTCAGGAAGCGTAATATATCACCTGGCTCAATGCGGTAAATGTGGGTCCATAGAAAAACCAAGTAAGATAGGAACTCCCTGTCCCAAATGTAACGCCAATTATGAGAAGCTTGATGCGGATTTCGTAACAATGTCAATTCACGATCCGGTACGAAGAGACATAACCAGAAGGATCGCTATCATGCTCCAGAGAACATTTGCATTATATGGTGATGAAAGGGTTATCGTAAATGTCATGAATGCCCTTCAGGAAATTGACCAGATGGGGCCAAATGCCATTCATAAGGCAGCAGACCTGCTTGACCAGGTAAATCTTTCCAACAGGATGATGCATATTGCAAGAGAACTCTCTGGCGGTGAAAAACAACGTGTGGTGCTTGCAAGACAGCTTGTCAAAAGCCCTATAATATTGCTCGCAGATGAACCGACCGGTACTCTTGATCCCAAGACTGCCGAACTTGTACATGAAAGCATAGTAAATGCAACAAAGAATTTCAATATGACACTCATCATCACATCCCACTGGCCAAAAGTGATTGAAGAGCTTTCACACAAGGCTATATGGCTTGATGAAGGAAAAATCGTAATGATGGGGAAACCTTCTGAAGTCGCGGCTGAATTTATGAAAGAAGTTGGAACAGTCGGTGATCAGGAAGAAGTCAGTATCGGAGAGCCTATAATCAGGGGACGCAATCTCCAGATGACCTATTTTTCCCTGGACAGGGGTATAGTAAGGGCTGTCAATGATATCAGTTTTGATATTAACGAAGGTGAAATATTCGGAATAATCGGGGTCAGCGGGGCAGGAAAAACCACAACATCAAAGATAATTTCCGGGTTATTAAGGCCGACTTCAGGTTCAATTGACGTGAGAATAGGGGATGAATGGATTGACCTGACACAACTTGGGCCTGACAAGAAAGGACGCGCTACAAAATATATTGGTGTACTGCACCAGGAATACAGTCTTTATCCACACAGGAATATTATCGATAACCTGACTGAGTCTATCGGTCTTGACCTGCCATATGAACTGGCAGAGAGAAAAGCGATCCATACATTGGTAACATCAGGTTTCACGGAAAAAAAGGCAAAAGAAATTCTGGCCAAGATGCCTGATGAGTTAAGTGAAGGGGAAAGGCACAGGGTTGCAATGGCACAGGTACTCATCAAAGAGCCCAGGATACTTGTTTTTGATGAACCCACAGGAACAATGGATCCGGTCACCAAAATTGAAGTTTCAAAATCTATCCTGAATGCCAGGAAAGAAGTAGGAGAAACTTTTGTCATAGTGTCCCATGATATGGATTTTGTTGCTGAGATATGCGACAGGGCAGCATTAATGCGTCTTGGCAAGATAGTTGATATCGGTGAAACAGGCGATGTCCTATCAAAACTTTCCAGCAAAGAACGGGAAGAAGCTCTTCAAGGGATAGCTAAAGAATTAAAATAGATAACGAATTAAAATAAATAATGAATTATACCAATAGCTGGAGGATAAGTGATCTCAATAGAGATTAACGGGCAAAAATTAGAGATAAAAGATGATCTGCTACTGAAAAATGCCCTGGAAATTTCAAAAACGTTCTATATCCCGGGGACAACAACAGGTATCCTGAAAACAAGCGGCAAAAAGGAAGAAGCAACCTCAGAATATAAGATTCTCACAACAAAAGGCGAATTAAAGATTGAGCTTTTTGGAGATTCCACGTTATGGACAAAATTTTCCCATTTTTTTAAAGATTTGAAAGCACACTGGGAATCACGATATGCAATTGCTTTTGGCCCATTTGAAACAGACATTACAGTGGAAAGATCAGAGCAGAAATATAACCGCTATGATATCTTTTTGGGAACAGGCGGGTATGATCAAAAAAATTCTTACCTTATGATCGCAAAAGATAAACATATTTCGGATTATGGCGGTCCGAAAGGTGCTGTTCTTGGAAAGGTGATAAGCGGTAAAAATATCATAGCAAACCTCAAGCAGGGCGATACTTTATTAAAAATAGAACCAGTAATAAAATGGGAAACGCTTCTTAACAAAATAACTACAGAGGATCTAAATACGCCACTTGAAGACGG from Candidatus Methanoperedens sp. includes:
- a CDS encoding MoaD/ThiS family protein, producing the protein MPKINVRFFANFREFTKTSELEIEGDTIREILEVICIKFPEMDKILFIDGKLQPYVNIFLNGENILESDGIDKLLQPGDEIAIFPPVSGG
- a CDS encoding molybdopterin molybdotransferase MoeA; this encodes MMFKERINAQKAKELFLHSFQPISKIEALPIEECDGRIIAEDIIASIDVPHYRRAAMDGFAVMASETLGAGTGSPVILRLSNNMEKGTCMRVHTGSPMPENSDAVVMIEDTVLSGDKVEIFAQIHPFKNVGAIGEDVQKGEIILNRGRLLRPCDIAVLASLGIRNIKVFKRPLVVIIPTGEELVPRGKKNLADGEIYETNGLMSAMYIRKWGGIPCLLDIVTDSPDRIKEAIISNLDADMILTSGGTSVGKRDFVPAVIGSLGKLLAHGVGISPGKPTALGIINGKPVVCMPGYPVAGIVALFFYGKAAFRRLGHIPDEPERTVKAVLSGKIAGRTGYKTFARVKIDNGVAIPLATAGAGILSSVSKADGFVIIPENIEGRNAGEEVEVVLID
- a CDS encoding sugar phosphate isomerase/epimerase; the protein is MIIGASSFAGTLPELEREVESVELYIPKLGVYEGTKLIKSRIRKLTDTLSSYDLSTSIHAPYFSDAPNYPHELIVDTARLSDTTEKLMKESIMIAEALGSGIVVIHPGRINGNKNKDESFENMVSGLSRLSKFAKDANVILGLENKEGTDPDNLCISATDLIKAIEETGSPNLRATFDIGHANLTCKGNQVKLREFARELKNYVTHVHVHDNQGFFTEKFWGDLHGAPGKGVIDFSILKELRFNGVYNLEVFSVDDVRAGKKILLGLNYE
- a CDS encoding (5-formylfuran-3-yl)methyl phosphate synthase, translated to MKLLVSPINVEEARTCKSGGADIIDVKNPKEGSLGANFPWMIKAVKNVAGAVPLSATIGDFNYKPGTASLAALGAAVSGADYIKVGLFDIQTREQALDMLTNIVRSVKEYDKNKFVVASGYSDYKRINSISPFELPEIGETAGVDVVMMDTGIKDGRSTFEFLTEDELRQFVSSSRDHGLQAALAGTIKFEDIPALKRISPDIIGVRGCVCGGDRKSSIRKELVEKLRSLINKN
- a CDS encoding type II toxin-antitoxin system VapC family toxin, producing the protein MTCLDTDFIIDLLRRKPAAERKLEELTADGDKLNTTPLNASELYKGAYNSSRPIEEAKKVRHLLDTLDILEFSIAASETFGKLSIELQRKGNDIGDFDLLIASIALTHGEPLLTKNAKHFSKVPGLAIESY
- a CDS encoding antitoxin gives rise to the protein MATKTITITLDAYKKLRAKKAPNESFTDIILKLTRKKNTLDYIRSLKTSTELADNIEKSMQETRKAKLRKVDL
- a CDS encoding ribose-phosphate diphosphokinase, which produces MDIIAGPASQLLAGRVTEVLKSNLLISEFRKFPDGELYTRIADDIGPEVTIIQSTVTDTDLIALLQLIDACSDASRINVVIPYMGYARQDKKFKAGEPISARALARTIKADNVYTINIHDTGILDYFDAKTTDLDATPMIGKYIKNMKFINPLIIAPDDGAIHIAESASSDLGIDYDYLEKTRLSGEIVSIHPKNVNVKGRDVIIIDDIISTGGTVAETVSLLRKQGAHEVYAACVHPVLTNNAIIKLFKAGVKGIIATDTIDKGVSVVSVAPIIASVVVSI
- the atwA gene encoding methyl coenzyme M reductase system, component A2, which gives rise to MTLFIEIKNLRVGFDGVDVLSDINININEGEILGILGKSSAGKSILMHVLRGVEKFNDISGSVIYHLAQCGKCGSIEKPSKIGTPCPKCNANYEKLDADFVTMSIHDPVRRDITRRIAIMLQRTFALYGDERVIVNVMNALQEIDQMGPNAIHKAADLLDQVNLSNRMMHIARELSGGEKQRVVLARQLVKSPIILLADEPTGTLDPKTAELVHESIVNATKNFNMTLIITSHWPKVIEELSHKAIWLDEGKIVMMGKPSEVAAEFMKEVGTVGDQEEVSIGEPIIRGRNLQMTYFSLDRGIVRAVNDISFDINEGEIFGIIGVSGAGKTTTSKIISGLLRPTSGSIDVRIGDEWIDLTQLGPDKKGRATKYIGVLHQEYSLYPHRNIIDNLTESIGLDLPYELAERKAIHTLVTSGFTEKKAKEILAKMPDELSEGERHRVAMAQVLIKEPRILVFDEPTGTMDPVTKIEVSKSILNARKEVGETFVIVSHDMDFVAEICDRAALMRLGKIVDIGETGDVLSKLSSKEREEALQGIAKELK